In the genome of Blastopirellula retiformator, the window TACCAGGTACACAGCCGACTTGCGGCTGGTATGTACCTCGGGCAGCGGCTGATCGGTCGCAACGATCGTCTCGGCGGCCAAGTCGAACTCGACCGCTTCGATCGGCGACTCGGCGAACTGTTGCGTGCAGCGGTAGATCGTCATGCCAGGACCAGGGGGCTCCGTCTTGACGGCGACGCCATTGCCGTCGACCCACATCGGCGCCTCCATAACCGTCTGCCCCTTCAGGCGAATCTGGTTGGTAACTTTCAGTAGCTCCACCTCGCTACCGTCCAGCAGTTTGACCGGCTCCTTTTCGCTGGCCACGTACTTCACTTGGCAGGCCTGGTTGATGGTCGGTACCAGCGCGGTCGTTTCGCGAGTTTCGCCCGGTTTGATCGGCGGATTCTCGAGCAGCTGCGCCGTCGCGTAAACGCCGCCCCACTCCGGTTTCCACTCGATCGGCTGGGAGAAGCTTTTGCCAGCGCCGGTTGTGGTGACGATCAGTTTTTTGCCATCGTCCGAAACCTCACCGGCGACCGAAGAGCGATTGTCCCCTTGGATGATCTGCGTTTCGTAGGAGACGAGCTGTCCGTCCGGCGTTTCGAGAAAACGATTGACGACTTGCATCTCGATCGTGATTTGTTGCCGGCGGATGGCGATGTTCTCGGTCGAAACCGACTCGATCAACTCGCGCCCCGCTTGCTGCCCGCTGCGGACCACTTCGTGCGAAGATCCGATCTTGTTGCCTTGCTGGACGACGGCCGCCCAAAGTTCACGCAGCGTTTCAGGCGACTGCAGATTGGTAACCGATTTTTTCGCGGTTTGCGGCGGAGCGGAGGGCTTCGTTTTCAGCTGGGGGATCGGCGATGGCTCGTGCTGGGCGACTTCCGGCGTGCAACCGAGCGCCAGAAACGTCGCGGTCAGAACAATCGATACCAGCGGAACATGACGGAGGATCGTATTCAACGGGGCGGCTCCTTCGATACAAACGGGACATCTGGAAGTATATCAGACAACGCGTTGCGACTCTTCATCACGCCTGTTGCAGGAAAACTTCGCCGCATCCCTGGAGTCAGCCAATTGCCGCCGATCTTTTTCAAATTGTTCGAGAGAAGGAACAAATTGGTTCAATTCACGGTGCTATGATCACTACAGAAACGACATCGGAAACATTCCAAATTGAAGTCGACGACTGGCGTTCGTCGTCATTGGGTCAGTACGGCCAACTAACTGTCGGATAGAGGGATCACTCGGGTTTTCGGGTGCGGGTAATACCCACCAGAAGGCGAGTTCACCGTTTTCGCGGGCAAGCGAGCGAAGGTCGCTCTACGATTTTTGTAACTAACAGATCCAGAACGTTCGAACCGGCGTGGTTTCCGTTCTCGAGATCATTGGAAGAGGCGGTAGAGGTCAACATGGGCTTCTTAAAACGATTTTTCAAAAACGTCTTTCACGATGGCGCGAGCATCCCAACTGGGAATAGCTTCGAACATCTGTCGGAAGAGCAGATCGAAACGCACTTGGGCGTGAATCGCTACAACGGCTTCGAGCTGACCGACGCCGTGCGACCTTCGTACGATTTGAAGGTGGTGCCGAGCCAAGGTTATCGACGCGACGTCTATCATGACGAAGAGACCCGCGCCAGCGTGCCGGTCCTGATGGCGGCCGCGACCAAGTCGGTCCTGTTCGACGTCTTTATGGACTTGCTCGAACCGCTGGGCGACGAAGTCGACGTCGTGCTCGAAACGAGCCACACCCGCGAAGGCGTCGGGCACGTTGATCTGTATCGCGAACACATCGATATGCCGGTGCTCAAGAGCATCTTGTGGGAGTACGAAGACTTGCTGTTGAATGATGGGTGCACCGGCATCGCCGTGCTCAACCCCAACATTCCGCTGGAAGTTCAGTTTGACGAACACAAGCTGTTGATTGTGTACGGCAACGAACTGACGGCCTTTGCCGAGATCCTGGATGATCGCCGGATCGAAAGCTGCGAAGAGATTCGCTTCATCACCGAAGCGGAACACGTTCACTCCTCGAGCGAAAAGTTCCAGCAGCAGTTTGAGGAACTGAAGATGCGTCTCGGAATGGATGGACACTACTGCTAACCACGCAGCCCGCAGACCCACAGTCGAACCATGAAAAGCTCTTGGCCTTGCCGCCAAGAGCTTTTTTCGTGCTAGCACCATCCATACTAACCCGAGGCGCGAGCCGAGGGAATGTGCGTCGACTTGCGAAGACGAGAGAGTCACAAGTTCTCGCACTGCCTAGATATTCAGCCTTTCTGCGCGATTCTAGCCAAATTCTCTCGGCTCGCGCCTCGGGATAGTTTTCCGCGTCGCTTCCAACCTGATCTTGCCGTGATCGCCTGTTTTTGCGAACCTTCTCCGCCCCCCTGGTCGGGGACGATCCGTTTCGATCGGTACACTTTGCGAACACAAGGCGCTTCCGGCGTGGTGCGACTGGCAATCCTGATCTCGATTCTGACTCTCTCAGTGGGCTGCCATGCGCTGCGGTTGCCTTCCTGGGTGGGAGCGGGCCGTCCGCCGGCTCAGCCGATTCAGAATCCGGCGTTCGTCCAGTTTGGCGACTACGAAGTCTTGTGGGAGCAGATCGTCGATGCGGTCGACGACAACTTCAAAATCCGTGACGAGCAGCGGGTGCGCCTGGTTGCCGGCCAGTTGACCGAGGGCCGGCTGGAGACCTTCCCGCTGATCGGTTCGACCATCTTCGAGCCATGGCGCACCGACTCGACCCGCGGTTACGAAAAGCTGGAAAGCACGCTGCAAACGATCCGCCGGACCGTGATCATTCGGGTCATGCCTGAGCAGGGCGGCTACCTGATCGACGTCGAAGTGCGGAAGGAACTGGAAGACTTACACGGGCGGAACACCGACGTCGCCGATCTCGATCTACTGCGGCACGACGGCACGCTCCGGATGGAGCAAGATGGAACGGTGCGCGAGACGACGACGCTGGGCTGGATTCCGATTGGGCGCGACTGCGAACTGGAGCAGCGCCTGATTCAAGATATTCAAGCTCGCCTGGCGGCATGCGGCGCCCCACCGCAAGAGCGGATGCCGTTGCGATTGCCGCCGCCGACCGAGTAAGCGTTCTGCTCTAGATCTCTAGCGTTTTGTTCGTCAGGCGTTGATCGTCGCGAATGCCGTGCAGCAGGATCTCTTTCAGCTCATCGCGACTGTGGCAGACTGCCCGAGGTTGGACCGTTTCGGGAGCGTCCTCGAAGTTCGCCTCTCGGAGGCTGACCGACGAACCATCCCGTTCCGAAGTCAGGATCAAGTTGCCGGCGTCGAGAATGCTGATCAGAAAATCGAGCAACGCAGGCGTCAGCTCATGTTCGACGTGGATCTTAAATTCTTCGACGTATTGCGGCTGGTAGTTGTCGCAAGTGACCTGGATGTTGGCGCCGTCGGTCAATCGGAGAAAACCGCGGGCGCCTTCGATCGGCTGCCCGGCCGCTTCGTCCAGAAGGGCCTTTACCGCCGTTTGTTCGGACGGCGTCATCGGCAAGTGTGGACGCTCCATCACGAGCTGACCGGTCGCGGGATCGATTCGTTCGATCGGGTCGCAACTCCAGTGTCGTGACGAAAGTCGGAGTTCGAGGCTCATTTCGAATCGCTCCGGTGGAGGAAAAGGTTCACTTCCACTCATTAGTGTAGCGATTTTGAGCTTCGCTGGCGAATCGAATTAACCTTTCGCCAACTTCCGCAGCGTCTCGACCCCCCGTTTCAGCGTCTCGTCCGCAGCGGCGTACGAAATGCGGAAGTGCGAATCCTGCCGACTGAAGATATTGCCCGGGATAATCAGTAGGTTGTTCTCGATCGCTTTGGTGACGAACTCGCTGCCCGTTCCCCATGGGGCTTTGGGGAAGATGTAGAAGGCGCCGTCGGGACGCGAAACTTCGTAAAGATCGCTGATTCCTTCCAGCATCATGTCGCGCTTCCGGGCATAGGCGGCGACATGCTCTCCCATGTCGACATCCAGCGCGGCGGCGCTGGCCCATTGGGCTGGTTGCGGAGCACAGACGAACGTGTACTGCTGCAACTTGATCATCGTTTCGATCACCGCCGACGGACCGTGCACGTACCCAACGCGCCAGCCGGTCATGCCATAGCTCTTGGAGAACCCGTCGATCACGATCGTTTGATCATTGAACTTGGCCGGCGAAACGAACTCGCCGTAGGTGAACGTCCGATAGATCTCGTCCGAGATCAGGGCGATGTTCTTCTCCGCCGCCAATTTGGCCAACCCTTCGACTTCCGCCGCCGAGGCGACGACGCCGGTCGGATTGGCGGGACTGTTCAGCAGGATCAGCTTCGTCTTGTCGGTGATGGCGGTTCGCACCTTTTCCAGGTCGATACGGAAGTCAGGATAGGTGCTCAACACCACCGGCACGCCGCCGACCAGTTTCACCAGCGATTCGTACATCACGAAGTAGGGATCGAAGATGACTACTTCGTCCCCAGGATTGACCAGGGCCAGCATTGACAAGACGAGCCCGCCGCTGGTGCCGGAGCAAACGAAATTGGTGCGGTCGCTATGGCCGAATTCGGCGTCGATCGCGGCCTGCAGTTTGTCGCGGAGGACCGGCATGCCTTGCGTCAGCGCGTAGCCATTCTTCCCCTGGTTGATCGCCGAGATCGCCGCCTCTTTGACCGGATCCGGAACGTCAAAGTCCGGCTGCCCGATCGAGAGGTTGATCGGGTCGGTCATTTTCGCCGCCAGGTCAAAAACTTTGCGAATGCCGCTAGAGTCAAAAGCGGCGGTACGATCGGCGATCCAAGGATGGCTCATGGGGCTTCCACAAAAAACAGAAACCGCCTTATCTGTGGGCGGCGAAGGAGCGAAATATCGAAACGCAGTATGACCTAGATCAACTGACTCGACAAGCTGCGGTCATCCCGGCTAAGGCGGGTCAAGAGGAGCGTTACGACCCCCAAAGCGTCGGCCGTCGGCAACTGGTTTCGCCACCAATAGCGACCGCTCGGCTCGACGCCAAGTTGGCAATCTTGCTCCAAAATCGTGGCGAACATGGCGCCGCGACCCGCGGCGGAGGGAACATGAGTGACGCCAGCGGGCGGTTCCAGCGGCGAGGCGACCCGGAGCGGTCGATCTTCCCAAGCGGCCGCTTCTTCGATCAGCAGGGGTGACAGTCGCGACGGCAGCACGCGATAACCGCGCTCTTCAAACACCTCGATCGACTCGCCGCAGCCGTCGATCCAAACGCCAAAATCGGCCTGCTGCCGCTGGATCGCCGCGGCAACGCGGACGCTTCGCTCGCCGCCGCTGGGGAGGACCGCCAGTTCGCAATTCGAGCGGTCGATCAATTGCCGCAGTTGGCGAATGGCGCCAAGCGACGGCGACTGCGCCACGAGCCGCAGGGGACGCAGCGCACGATGGTACGCGGCGTACCGCTGGAGGTAGGCCGACCCCAATTCGATTTCGCGCAGCACGCCTTGCCGTCGGGCCGGAGCGAGCGGCTGATGCGGAGCAAGGTGGCGCTGCAGTCGCGCCAGTTGCTCTTCGGTAAATGGGGCGCCGCCGCCGCCAAACAACGCAACCGCGATCTGTCGCAGGTCGCCGCTGGGCGTGCTTAGCAATAGGCCGCCGGCCAGGTTGCGTTGATCGATCGTCCAGGCAACTTCGGCGCAGGTCGGATCGGTCGCCAATTGAACGTCCAGGCCTGCTCTGCGCCAGATCGCGACGATCGCTTCGGCCTGATCGACGGCGGCCGAGTGGGCGGTCGCCAACAGCAAAGGGGCGCTGAGCGGCTGCGTTAAACAGCGACAGAAGGCGGCGGCGATCTGGGCGGCCACCGTCGGCGAGAACTCGTGGAAGAGGTCGGCGACGAGGCCTTCGTGCTGAAACAGCTGGGTGATGGGCGCCTGGGGAGGGACTTGTCGCCAAGCGTCGGCGATCTGGGCGGGGACGCCTGACTGGTCCTCACGCTGGGGACAATTGCGACACGCCGGATAGAACTGGGCTAACCGCGCTAAATGGGCGCCCCGGCTGATCGAGACAGTCTCGCCAGGGCAGCAAAAGGTCGCGTTTTCCCGCTGTTCGTTCATTGTGCGGGCACTCTACTCTGGCGGCGGCCTTGAGGTCAATCGAAACGTCTCCGGAAATGCCGATTCTGCGGCCGATGGCGACGGTAGCGCCTAGATTTTTGCACGATTTCGTGCGTGAAAGATGGCATCCGAACGATTTGTCATTAGCTGCGACCTACCTTTTGGGGTCAGACGCATTACTTGCGCGCTCGATAACAGTTAGTGAGAAATTCGATGAACCAACGTCGCGGAGCTCGATATGTCGATCCTTCGGTGCAAGGAGGGATCGTGCTGCGGATGCTGTTTTACTGGACCACGTTCTTCCTCGTCGGTCTGGCGATCGCATTCGCCGTGCAGGTTCTCTGCAATCCGTTGGAGCCGATGAGCGCCCACCTGGCGTCGGTTTGGCAAAACCAGGGGCCGTTTATCCTGGCGGCGTTCTGTCTGCTGCCGATTTACACGTTCGACCTGATTCGCTTCAGTCATCGCTTTGTCGGTCCGATTATCCGTTTTCGCCGCGTCGTCAATGAAGCGGTCGAAGGGGACGTTCCCCCGCCATTTAATCTGCGGGACAAGGACTACTGGAAGGAATTCGCTGTGGACCTAAACCGGCTGTTCGATCGTCTGCGTAGCGGACGAGCGCCGCAGGAGAGCTAGACGATGCGACGCCCCAAGACAAATCGATCGCGACGCGGTATGGCGGTGGCCGAATTGGCCATTTGTTTGCCGGTCGTCGTGCTGATCCTGATGGCGGCGATTCAGGGCGCCGAGATGATGTTCCTGAAACAATCGGTTGCGATCGCCGCGTACGAAGGTTGTCGCGCCGCACTACAGCCCAACGCCACCAATCAACATGCGCTGAGCGCCACTTCGTCGGTCCTGGCCGATCGCAATATTCAAGGGGCGAATATCGACCACTCCAATTTTGAAAACGCGAAAACCGGCAAAGACGTGACGATTTCGATCACGATTCCGGTCGCCGCGAATTCGACCCTGCAAGGTTGGATGTTTTCGCCACCGACGATTACGTCATCGGTCACGATGATGAAAGAGTACTAAGAGGCGTCCTATGTCGCATTACAAACCACAATTCGCCATTTGCCGCCTGGCCGAGCGTTGTCGAGCAGGCGTGCGTCGTTGCCTGGGAGCTGAGGCGAACTGTCGCAAGACGACGCTGGCGCCGAAACGCATTCGAACGCAGCGGCGTAGCGGTCTTCCGCATCGAACCGGCGCGGCGTTAGTTGAGTTGGCGTTCGCCGGCCCTATCCTGTTTATGTTCATCCTGGCCTGCTTTGAGTTTGGTCGTTTGACGATGATTCGCCACACCGCGGACAACGCAGCGTACGAAGCGGCCCGCTATGCAATGGTGCCGGGAGCGACTTCGGCCGAAGCGGTTGACAAGGCGACGCAATTGCTGGCGACGGTCGGCGCGCGGAAAGTCGAAGTCGACGTCAATCCGAAAGTGCTGGCCCCAGAGACGAAGACAATCACCGTGACGGTTCGCGTTCCGATTGCCGGCAACAGTTGGGTGGCGCCCAAGTATTTCAGCAGCTACGCGATCGAAGCGACCTCGCACCTGGCGACAGAACGCTACAACCCCGATTAGTAAATGACGTTCAAGATGAAATCTCGAAACAAACGCCCGGCAAATCGTCGCCGCGGCGCCATCCTTATCCTGGTCGCATGTCTGCTGCCGGTCATTTTGTGGATGGCGGCGTTCTGCGTCGATGTGGCGTACATGCAGCTGACCCGCACCGAACTGCGGATCGCAACCGACGCCGCCGCACGCGCTGGCGCACGAACCTTGAGTTTGGAGCAAGACGCAAGTCTGGC includes:
- a CDS encoding transglutaminase-like domain-containing protein, producing the protein MNTILRHVPLVSIVLTATFLALGCTPEVAQHEPSPIPQLKTKPSAPPQTAKKSVTNLQSPETLRELWAAVVQQGNKIGSSHEVVRSGQQAGRELIESVSTENIAIRRQQITIEMQVVNRFLETPDGQLVSYETQIIQGDNRSSVAGEVSDDGKKLIVTTTGAGKSFSQPIEWKPEWGGVYATAQLLENPPIKPGETRETTALVPTINQACQVKYVASEKEPVKLLDGSEVELLKVTNQIRLKGQTVMEAPMWVDGNGVAVKTEPPGPGMTIYRCTQQFAESPIEAVEFDLAAETIVATDQPLPEVHTSRKSAVYLVTLKKNVSPALFPTSGGQWTSDVTENSLHLHEIALRPDTPLPAALAQQTPPTDADIAASSLVQVDDPLVQELAAQAKTPDEQTWKLAVELEQLVRQSIEQKDFSQAFASAADVAKSRAGDCTEHSVLLIALLRAHKIPARAAVGLVYYDGKSGRGFAYHMWTEAWINDRWIPLDATLGQGGIGVGHIKIAESDLSGGGALAAFLPVTQVIGNIEIKPIESE
- a CDS encoding pyridoxal phosphate-dependent aminotransferase, with the protein product MSHPWIADRTAAFDSSGIRKVFDLAAKMTDPINLSIGQPDFDVPDPVKEAAISAINQGKNGYALTQGMPVLRDKLQAAIDAEFGHSDRTNFVCSGTSGGLVLSMLALVNPGDEVVIFDPYFVMYESLVKLVGGVPVVLSTYPDFRIDLEKVRTAITDKTKLILLNSPANPTGVVASAAEVEGLAKLAAEKNIALISDEIYRTFTYGEFVSPAKFNDQTIVIDGFSKSYGMTGWRVGYVHGPSAVIETMIKLQQYTFVCAPQPAQWASAAALDVDMGEHVAAYARKRDMMLEGISDLYEVSRPDGAFYIFPKAPWGTGSEFVTKAIENNLLIIPGNIFSRQDSHFRISYAAADETLKRGVETLRKLAKG
- a CDS encoding phosphohexomutase domain-containing protein — protein: MNEQRENATFCCPGETVSISRGAHLARLAQFYPACRNCPQREDQSGVPAQIADAWRQVPPQAPITQLFQHEGLVADLFHEFSPTVAAQIAAAFCRCLTQPLSAPLLLATAHSAAVDQAEAIVAIWRRAGLDVQLATDPTCAEVAWTIDQRNLAGGLLLSTPSGDLRQIAVALFGGGGAPFTEEQLARLQRHLAPHQPLAPARRQGVLREIELGSAYLQRYAAYHRALRPLRLVAQSPSLGAIRQLRQLIDRSNCELAVLPSGGERSVRVAAAIQRQQADFGVWIDGCGESIEVFEERGYRVLPSRLSPLLIEEAAAWEDRPLRVASPLEPPAGVTHVPSAAGRGAMFATILEQDCQLGVEPSGRYWWRNQLPTADALGVVTLLLTRLSRDDRSLSSQLI
- a CDS encoding TadE/TadG family type IV pilus assembly protein — translated: MRRPKTNRSRRGMAVAELAICLPVVVLILMAAIQGAEMMFLKQSVAIAAYEGCRAALQPNATNQHALSATSSVLADRNIQGANIDHSNFENAKTGKDVTISITIPVAANSTLQGWMFSPPTITSSVTMMKEY
- a CDS encoding TadE/TadG family type IV pilus assembly protein gives rise to the protein MSHYKPQFAICRLAERCRAGVRRCLGAEANCRKTTLAPKRIRTQRRSGLPHRTGAALVELAFAGPILFMFILACFEFGRLTMIRHTADNAAYEAARYAMVPGATSAEAVDKATQLLATVGARKVEVDVNPKVLAPETKTITVTVRVPIAGNSWVAPKYFSSYAIEATSHLATERYNPD